The following proteins come from a genomic window of Carassius gibelio isolate Cgi1373 ecotype wild population from Czech Republic chromosome B8, carGib1.2-hapl.c, whole genome shotgun sequence:
- the cep78 gene encoding centrosomal protein of 78 kDa isoform X2 → MMLEPAQIRRRGAQDFEGYYDHVCAAQGSAPVRAVKASLSRGMLEFNPDHISLTDWTPILSALAINKHLQHVALKSCHLTSTGAQSSSRSHSKKKTPVIHSKNMTLQLCKAVQKCLCESSSLKTLQLHGLPLRERDLTALTKGLAKSVSLEYLSLAHCPIADQGLEVICQSVKYSSVIKTVDFTSCNITWQGAEHMANIIKHQAMRRHSTAWVETLRYRKAEFEAMSGLRRITLNDNILIGDRGVTALSRELAEDLWVKDNNVVKAVLKKVLMNTKSHDSQYLWLKPPSPKSTLDQSRQSRRKNAGKATYRIGSRRSSSVNSVWRPPRPGSVGYVPWRTAARAGLQRGASQADGLTDQGFQNATSVRVTVESESESEEVDGAEEPGPREKITSCQFRRLERENNRLQVALEECRLRLAEERNNRLKTSSRLVELELENERLRRLNQSLSEAHLSTSVLEDEHVLESIESSFQKFHAFLDLLKDAGLGQFASMAGIDQSDFGLLGHPQLSSTERTHVSQENEERRKSLAMADIAQAESRTHSEPPAHTEDVPRPLSPVGLCRASPSLQEPLEFEAPGRSPESSYSSRKQRADGGALSVSPQSTASESSRANGSECSALNSRASRLSPLGSGRQRNAAGSVGL, encoded by the exons ATGATGCTAGAACCAGCACAGATCCGTCGGAGAGGCGCTCAGGATTTTGAAGGTTACTATGATCACGTGTGTGCGGCTCAGGGATCAGCTCCTGTCCGTGCAGTGAAAGCCAGCCTGAGTCGGGGGATGTTAGAGTTTAACCCTGATCACATCAGTCTGACGGACTGGACGCCCATCCTGTCAGCCTTGGCCATCAACAAACACCTCCAGCATGTTGCTTTGAAGAGCTGCCACCTCACCAGCACTGGAGCTCAAA GTTCTTCCAGGTCTCATAGTAAGAAGAAGACCCCTGTGATTCATTCCAAGAATATGACTTTGCAGTTGTGCAAGGCTGTGCAAAAGTGCCTGTGTGAGTCAAGCAGCCTAAAGACCCTTCAGCTGCACGGTTTGCCACTGAGAGAGAGGGACCTCACGGCTCTCACAAAG GGTTTAGCCAAGAGTGTGTCATTGGAGTATCTGTCTTTAGCACACTGTCCAATCGCTGATCAAGGTTTGGAAG TCATCTGTCAGAGTGTCAAATATTCCTCAGTGATTAAGACAGTGGATTTCACTTCCTGTAATATCACCTGGCAGGGAGCGGAGCATATGGCGAACATCATAAAG CACCAGGCAATGAGACGGCATAGCACGGCGTGGGTGGAGACTTTGCGCTACAGGAAAGCAGAGTTTGAAGCAATGAGCGGACTGCGCAGAATCACTCTCAACGACAACATCCTGATCGGAGACCGAGGAGTGACGGCACTCTCCCGCGAGCTTGCAGAGGACCTGTGGGTCAAAG ATAATAATGTGGTGAAGGCTGTGCTGAAAAAGGTCCTCATGAACACTAAAAGCCATGACTCGCAG TATCTGTGGCTTAAACCTCCTTCTCCCAAAAGCACTCTTGATCAATCACGGCAGTCGAGGAGGAAGAATGCAGGAAAAGCTACATATCGAATTG GATCTCGCCGGTCGTCGTCTGTGAACTCTGTGTGGAGGCCTCCTCGGCCGGGTTCAGTGGGGTACGTCCCGTGGCGCACCGCTGCACGGGCTGGCTTACAAAG AGGTGCATCACAGGCTGATGGGCTGACAGACCAGGGTTTTCAA aacgcCACCTCTGTGCGGGTAACCGTTGAGTCGGAGTCAGAGTCCGAGGAGGTGGATGGTGCAGAAGAACCGGGTCCTCGGGAGAAAATCACAAGCTGCCAGTTCAGACGACTAGAGCGAGAGAATAATCGATTACAG GTGGCGCTGGAAGAGTGTCGTCTGAGGCTGGCAGAGGAGAGGAACAACAGACTCAAAACCAGCTCTCGTCTGGTGGAG CTGGAGCTGGAGAATGAGCGTTTGCGGCGTCTGAATCAATCGCTGTCTGAAGCCCATCTCAGCACCTCTGTTCTGGAGGATGAACATGTGCTAGAAAGCATCGAATCCTCCTTCCAAAAATTCCACGCGTTCCTAGATCTGCTGAAAGACGCTGG GCTTGGCCAGTTTGCATCTATGGCTGGAATAGACCAGTCAGACTTTGGGCTTCTGGGGCATCCTCAGCTCTCCTCAACAGAGAGGACACACGTCAGCCAAGAAAATGAGGAGAGGAGGAAGAGTTTAGCA ATGGCAGACATCGCTCAAGCTGAATCCCGGACTCATTCAGAACCTCCTGCTCACACTGAAGACGTTCCCCGGCCTTTGAGTCCAGTCGGCTTGTGTCGTGCCTCCCCATCTTTACAGGAGCCGCTTGAGTTTGAGGCCCCTGGGAGGAGCCCAGAGTCCTCGTACTCTTCGAGGAAGCAGCGGGCCGACGGAGGCGCTCTCTCAGTCAGTCCTCAGTCCACAGCCTCAGAGTCCTCCAGAGCCAATGGCTCCGAGTGCTCGGCTCTGAACTCCAGAGCGTCCCGTCTGTCTCCGCTGGGTTCAGGCAGACAGAGAAACGCTGCTGGATCGGTTGGGCTTTAG
- the cep78 gene encoding centrosomal protein of 78 kDa isoform X1, translating into MMLEPAQIRRRGAQDFEGYYDHVCAAQGSAPVRAVKASLSRGMLEFNPDHISLTDWTPILSALAINKHLQHVALKSCHLTSTGAQSSSRSHSKKKTPVIHSKNMTLQLCKAVQKCLCESSSLKTLQLHGLPLRERDLTALTKGLAKSVSLEYLSLAHCPIADQGLEVICQSVKYSSVIKTVDFTSCNITWQGAEHMANIIKHQAMRRHSTAWVETLRYRKAEFEAMSGLRRITLNDNILIGDRGVTALSRELAEDLWVKAVDLQRCGISNEGARVLEQMLQSNSTLCVLDIRRNPLVDNNVVKAVLKKVLMNTKSHDSQYLWLKPPSPKSTLDQSRQSRRKNAGKATYRIGSRRSSSVNSVWRPPRPGSVGYVPWRTAARAGLQRGASQADGLTDQGFQNATSVRVTVESESESEEVDGAEEPGPREKITSCQFRRLERENNRLQVALEECRLRLAEERNNRLKTSSRLVELELENERLRRLNQSLSEAHLSTSVLEDEHVLESIESSFQKFHAFLDLLKDAGLGQFASMAGIDQSDFGLLGHPQLSSTERTHVSQENEERRKSLAMADIAQAESRTHSEPPAHTEDVPRPLSPVGLCRASPSLQEPLEFEAPGRSPESSYSSRKQRADGGALSVSPQSTASESSRANGSECSALNSRASRLSPLGSGRQRNAAGSVGL; encoded by the exons ATGATGCTAGAACCAGCACAGATCCGTCGGAGAGGCGCTCAGGATTTTGAAGGTTACTATGATCACGTGTGTGCGGCTCAGGGATCAGCTCCTGTCCGTGCAGTGAAAGCCAGCCTGAGTCGGGGGATGTTAGAGTTTAACCCTGATCACATCAGTCTGACGGACTGGACGCCCATCCTGTCAGCCTTGGCCATCAACAAACACCTCCAGCATGTTGCTTTGAAGAGCTGCCACCTCACCAGCACTGGAGCTCAAA GTTCTTCCAGGTCTCATAGTAAGAAGAAGACCCCTGTGATTCATTCCAAGAATATGACTTTGCAGTTGTGCAAGGCTGTGCAAAAGTGCCTGTGTGAGTCAAGCAGCCTAAAGACCCTTCAGCTGCACGGTTTGCCACTGAGAGAGAGGGACCTCACGGCTCTCACAAAG GGTTTAGCCAAGAGTGTGTCATTGGAGTATCTGTCTTTAGCACACTGTCCAATCGCTGATCAAGGTTTGGAAG TCATCTGTCAGAGTGTCAAATATTCCTCAGTGATTAAGACAGTGGATTTCACTTCCTGTAATATCACCTGGCAGGGAGCGGAGCATATGGCGAACATCATAAAG CACCAGGCAATGAGACGGCATAGCACGGCGTGGGTGGAGACTTTGCGCTACAGGAAAGCAGAGTTTGAAGCAATGAGCGGACTGCGCAGAATCACTCTCAACGACAACATCCTGATCGGAGACCGAGGAGTGACGGCACTCTCCCGCGAGCTTGCAGAGGACCTGTGGGTCAAAG CGGTGGACCTGCAGCGCTGTGGGATCTCCAACGAAGGAGCTCGAGTTCTAGAGCAGATGCTTCAGTCCAATTCCACTCTGTGTGTTCTTGATATCAGGAGAAACCCGCTTGTCG ATAATAATGTGGTGAAGGCTGTGCTGAAAAAGGTCCTCATGAACACTAAAAGCCATGACTCGCAG TATCTGTGGCTTAAACCTCCTTCTCCCAAAAGCACTCTTGATCAATCACGGCAGTCGAGGAGGAAGAATGCAGGAAAAGCTACATATCGAATTG GATCTCGCCGGTCGTCGTCTGTGAACTCTGTGTGGAGGCCTCCTCGGCCGGGTTCAGTGGGGTACGTCCCGTGGCGCACCGCTGCACGGGCTGGCTTACAAAG AGGTGCATCACAGGCTGATGGGCTGACAGACCAGGGTTTTCAA aacgcCACCTCTGTGCGGGTAACCGTTGAGTCGGAGTCAGAGTCCGAGGAGGTGGATGGTGCAGAAGAACCGGGTCCTCGGGAGAAAATCACAAGCTGCCAGTTCAGACGACTAGAGCGAGAGAATAATCGATTACAG GTGGCGCTGGAAGAGTGTCGTCTGAGGCTGGCAGAGGAGAGGAACAACAGACTCAAAACCAGCTCTCGTCTGGTGGAG CTGGAGCTGGAGAATGAGCGTTTGCGGCGTCTGAATCAATCGCTGTCTGAAGCCCATCTCAGCACCTCTGTTCTGGAGGATGAACATGTGCTAGAAAGCATCGAATCCTCCTTCCAAAAATTCCACGCGTTCCTAGATCTGCTGAAAGACGCTGG GCTTGGCCAGTTTGCATCTATGGCTGGAATAGACCAGTCAGACTTTGGGCTTCTGGGGCATCCTCAGCTCTCCTCAACAGAGAGGACACACGTCAGCCAAGAAAATGAGGAGAGGAGGAAGAGTTTAGCA ATGGCAGACATCGCTCAAGCTGAATCCCGGACTCATTCAGAACCTCCTGCTCACACTGAAGACGTTCCCCGGCCTTTGAGTCCAGTCGGCTTGTGTCGTGCCTCCCCATCTTTACAGGAGCCGCTTGAGTTTGAGGCCCCTGGGAGGAGCCCAGAGTCCTCGTACTCTTCGAGGAAGCAGCGGGCCGACGGAGGCGCTCTCTCAGTCAGTCCTCAGTCCACAGCCTCAGAGTCCTCCAGAGCCAATGGCTCCGAGTGCTCGGCTCTGAACTCCAGAGCGTCCCGTCTGTCTCCGCTGGGTTCAGGCAGACAGAGAAACGCTGCTGGATCGGTTGGGCTTTAG